GCCGCCACCCAGCCCAGATACGACACGACGATGCACAGCGACGTGATGACTTCGACGGTACGGTTGTAGCGCAGGCGATAGTAGTCGCCGACGGTCATGATGTTCAGCTTGTACAGCTTGGTCGAATAGAAGATGCCCGCGATGATCAGGCACATCGATGCGCCGAAAGGATCGGCGACCACACCGCCGAGGCCCTCGGTGACGAACTGTGCGGACACCCCGAACACCGCCTCGGCGCCGAACCAGGTGGCGAATACGGTGGCCGTCACCACCGGCAGCGGCAGGCTGCGGCCGGCAACGGCGAAATCCCTGGCGTTGTGGACCCGTGTCGCGGCGTACAGACCGATGCCGACCGACACCATCAGATAGAGCACTACGAACCAGATCAGCATGCACGCCCCGAAGCAACATTTCACGGCGCGGAACAACGCCGCGCAGGCTCAATGATAACGGCGCACAAGCCTTGCGGGCACTGGATTTGCGGGGTTTTCGATCAGGCGTCCAGGCGCCGCGGCGGCAACATGGGCAGCCCGGCGAGGGCGGTCATTTCGAGCACCACCAGTCCATCGACGCGCAGGCCCGACAGATGCATGCGCAGATGGGTCACCAGCGCGCAGCGTACGGATTCATCCATGCCGAACGGCCGATCAGGTACCGACAGCGTGACGCGCGCCTGCGACGCCTCGATGTGCCAACCGAGCGCTCCGGCCAGCACACCGGAGCAGGCGTCGATGACGATGTTGCCGACTTCGGCCAGAGCGTCCTGCTCCAGTTCTCCCGGCTCGGCAATGTCACCCGGCAGACCGAGCATGCGCCTCACCAGCGCCAGGCCGCCGATCTGCGGCAGCACCAGCATGGCTTCGGCGCTGCAGCCCTCGGTGGTGCGCATGCGCTGGGCCACGCCGCACAGGCAGCTGTCGAGGCTGGCCATGCAGATGTCGAGGCGGGCGCGGTCGGCCATTTCGACATGCGAAACCGACATGCCCACCTGCTCGGACACGATCTGCGTGAAGGTGGACGCGGCGCCATGCACCGAGCTGCTCATCGAGCCGGCCAGTTCGCCGAATGCCTTCATGTGTGGAGGAATCATTGCCCAGCCCCCGCGTTATCCCTTGCATGCCCCGCTACCGTGGTCATATTCATCGTCGGCATCTCCCGGTATGAACAGGGGCTAACGACTTTCGTGGCGACATCTTTAGGGACGGTGTCCCGAGCGCAACTCAGGCGAAGGCGTGCCACACCTCGAAGCCGATCAGCAGCGCGACCAGCAGGCACAGGAACTGAATCCAGCGCAGCTGCCGGCGGCTGCGCTGTTCGAGGTCGACCGCCTCCTGCCGCACATCCTGCGCCGCGGACTGGCTCAGTATCTTGTGCGCCAGCCGGGGTAGCTCCGGCATCATCATCGCCCAGGCCGGCGCCTCGTCGAGCAGCTTGCGGCGCAGCGCGCGCCAGCCGACCTGTTCGCTCATCCAGCGTTCAAGAAAGGGCTTGGCGGTCTTCCACAGATCGAGTTCCGGGTCGAGCTGACGACCGAGGCCTTCGATGTTGAGCAGGGTTTTCTGCAGCAGCACGAGTTGCGGCTGGATTTCGACGTTGAACCGGCGCGACACCTGGAACAGCCGCAGCAGCGTGCGGCCGAACTCGATTTCCTTCAGTGGCTTGTCGAAGATCGGCTCGCACACGGCGCGGATCGACGCCTCGAATTCATCGACGCGGGTGCCGCGCGGCACCCAGCCCGCATCGACGTGCGCCTGCGCCACCCGCTTGTAGTCGCGCTGGAAGAAGGCGAGGAAGTTCTGCGCCAGGTAGTTCTTGTCGACGTCGGTCAGCGTACCCATGATGCCGAAGTCGAGCGCAATGTACTGGCCGTCGGGCGCGACGAAAATGTT
The sequence above is a segment of the Methyloversatilis sp. RAC08 genome. Coding sequences within it:
- a CDS encoding chemotaxis protein CheC; amino-acid sequence: MKAFGELAGSMSSSVHGAASTFTQIVSEQVGMSVSHVEMADRARLDICMASLDSCLCGVAQRMRTTEGCSAEAMLVLPQIGGLALVRRMLGLPGDIAEPGELEQDALAEVGNIVIDACSGVLAGALGWHIEASQARVTLSVPDRPFGMDESVRCALVTHLRMHLSGLRVDGLVVLEMTALAGLPMLPPRRLDA